One Penaeus vannamei isolate JL-2024 chromosome 27, ASM4276789v1, whole genome shotgun sequence genomic window carries:
- the LOC113805201 gene encoding probable G-protein coupled receptor No18: MTIPRLSGNETLTNLVESDLNVSGLEEEALLSGSIYDFELAMPVWEIVVTVVSLGVIIIFTIIGNVLVILSVFTYRPLRIVQNFFIVSLAVADLTVAVFVLPFNVAYSIIGKWVFGIHLCQMWLTCDIMCCTASILNLCAIALDRYWAITDPINYAQKRTVKRVMIMIGLVWAISVVICLPPLFGWNDWPDVFTSDTPCILTQERGFVIYSSSGSFYCPLLIMTMVYIKIFTATRRRLRERARASKLNQIPNSGKARLTREEDSAVSENGQNGYNDTSTKKLVQKKRRKKRKSGNKGQASPATPTLAPPPIAETSDLSNPKDEASPLDEKKGADVIVRVNPKDGSQIHQFIEEKQKISLSKERRAARTLGIIMGSFVVCWLPFFLMYVILPFCSTCPVPNDKVINFIVWLGYINSSLNPVIYTIFNLDFRRAFAKILRCPNTTAL; the protein is encoded by the coding sequence ATGACGATACCAAGACTTTCCGGAAACGAGACGCTCACGAACCTCGTGGAGTCCGACCTCAACGTCTCCGGCCTCGAGGAGGAAGCGCTCCTCTCGGGCAGCATCTATGACTTCGAGCTGGCGATGCCCGTGTGGGAGATCGTGGTGACCGTCGTCTCTTTGggcgtcatcatcatcttcaccatcatcggcAACGTGCTGGTGATCCTGTCCGTGTTCACGTACCGGCCGCTGCGCATCGTGCAGAACTTCTTCATCGTGTCGCTGGCCGTGGCCGACCTGACGGTGGCCGTGTTCGTGCTGCCCTTCAACGTGGCCTACAGCATCATCGGCAAGTGGGTGTTCGGCATCCACCTGTGCCAGATGTGGCTCACGTGCGACATCATGTGCTGCACGGCCTCCATCCTCAACCTGTGCGCCATCGCGCTCGACCGCTACTGGGCCATCACGGACCCCATCAACTACGCGCAGAAGCGCACCGTCAAGCGCGTCATGATCATGATCGGCCTCGTGTGGGCCATCAGCGTGGTCATCTGCCTGCCGCCGCTGTTCGGCTGGAACGACTGGCCCGACGTGTTCACCTCCGACACGCCCTGCATCCTCACGCAGGAGCGCGGCTTCGTCATCTACTCCTCCTCGGGCTCCTTCTACTGCCCGCTGCTCATCATGACCATGGTCTACATCAAGATCTTCACGGCCACGCGGAGGCGCCTGCGCGAGCGGGCCAGGGCCTCCAAGCTCAACCAGATCCCCAACAGCGGAAAGGCCAGGCTCACCCGGGAGGAGGACTCCGCCGTGAGCGAGAACGGCCAGAATGGTTACAATGACACCAGCACGAAAAAGCTGGTTCAGAAGAAgaggcgaaagaagaggaagtcaGGAAACAAGGGCCAGGCCTCGCCTGCGACGCCCACGCTCGCCCCGCCTCCCATTGCGGAAACCTCGGACCTGAGCAACCCGAAGGACGAGGCCTCCCCACTCGACGAGAAGAAAGGCGCAGACGTCATCGTCAGAGTGAACCCGAAGGACGGCAGCCAGATCCACCAGTTCAtcgaggagaagcagaagatttCTCTGTCCAAGGAGCGTCGAGCCGCCCGGACGCTGGGCATCATCATGGGCTCCTTCGTGGTGTGCTGGCTGCCCTTCTTCCTCATGTACGTGATCCTGCCCTTCTGCTCCACGTGCCCGGTGCCCAACGACAAGGTCATCAACTTCATCGTGTGGCTCGGCTACATCAACTCCTCCCTCAACCCGGTCATCTACACCATCTTCAACCTGGACTTCAGGAGGGCCTTCGCCAAGATCCTGAGGTGCCCCAACACCACGGCTCTGTAA